A portion of the Bombina bombina isolate aBomBom1 chromosome 11, aBomBom1.pri, whole genome shotgun sequence genome contains these proteins:
- the LOC128641612 gene encoding serine protease 27-like, which produces MPALMWLLSALLQLGILEVHRVEACGRPILSNRIVGGQDASQGEWPWQVSLQINNGHVCGGSLITDTWVMTAAHCFEMSQNALDFTVYLGAYQLSNLNNSHVVSMKVKQIIIHPDFTEEGSSGDIALIELQKAVTFNAYILPVCLPSPEVQLATGTICWTTGWGNIKSGVPLKAPQTLQEVDVALIDRTRCEAMYQYSLGYNPSFHLIQEDMICAGYKEGLKDSCQGDSGGPLVCQLNNAWIQLGITSWGLDCARPNQPGVYTRVQSYLPWIKQYVPLIESSEAGKVTSLPSNSNTPAKVSSLSLGQTRGNPTVKTTESKQEMTSTPTLMPNTIDLNSRNTINSTSLMLELLFGNITVSSNTSSSVEYTTRRSSSVSNVEPETADLSTDPNVVLNTIISYMSYSPSTIDGNFTLNTTLNKMELLIKNEAHPNKCYKRSIMLVLMCLVNIILL; this is translated from the exons ATGCCAGCACTAATGTGGTTACTGAGTGCTCTTCTTCAGCTAG GAATCCTAGAGGTGCACAGAGTAGAAG CCTGTGGGAGGCCAATATTATCCAATCGGATAGTGGGAGGACAGGATGCTTCACAGGGGGAGTGGCCATGGCAGGTCAGCTTACAAATAAACAATGGTCATGTCTGCGGAGGATCATTAATTACTGACACCTGGGTGATGACTGCTGCTCACTGCTTTGAAAT GTCTCAGAATGCATTAGATTTCACGGTTTATCTTGGAGCCTATCAACTATCAAACCTTAATAACTCCCATGTGGTGTCTATGAAGGTGAAACAGATAATTATACACCCGGACTTCACAGAAGAAGGATCCAGTGGGGATATTGCACTGATAGAGCTGCAGAAAGCTGTTACTTTTAATGCTTATATCCTTCCTGTCTGCCTCCCATCTCCCGAGGTCCAGCTGGCAACAGGGACTATATGCTGGACTACAGGCTGGGGAAACATTAAGTCTGGAG TTCCCCTGAAAGCCCCCCAGACACTGCAGGAAGTAGATGTGGCTCTGATTGACCGGACACGTTGTGAAGCCATGTACCAGTACAGTCTGGGTTATAATCCCAGTTTCCATCTGATACAAGAGGACATGATCTGCGCTGGGTACAAGGAAGGACTGAAGGATTCTTGCCAG GGAGATTCAGGAGGCCCTCTTGTATGCCAACTGAATAATGCCTGGATACAACTTGGCATCACCAGCTGGGGTTTAGACTGTGCACGTCCTAACCAACCTGGTGTCTACACACGTGTCCAGTCTTACTTGCCTTGGATAAAGCAGTATGTGCCCTTAATTGAATCTAGTGAAGCAGGAAAAGTGACCAGTTTACCCAGCAACTCAAACACCCCTGCCAAAGTAAGTTCTCTCTCTTTGGGTCAAACTAGAGGAAATCCCACAGTGAAAACAACTGAATCAAAACAGGAGATGACATCTACACCTACATTGATGCCAAACACCATTGACCTAAACTCAAGAAATACAATAAACTCAACATCTTTAATGCTGGAGCTCTTGTTTGGAAATATAACTGTGTCCTCCAACACAAGTAGCTCAGTGGAATACACAACTAGAAGAAGCTCAAGTGTATCAAATGTAGAACCTGAGACGGCAGATTTATCTACAGATCCAAATGTTGTCTTGAACACAATAATAAGCTACATGTCTTATAGTCCAAGTACAATTGATGGAAATTTCACATTGAATACGACCCTAAACAAAATGGAGCTATTGATTAAAAATGAAGCCCATCCAAACAAATGCTATAAACGTAGCATAATGCTTGTTCTTATGTGCCTGGTTAATATCATTCTATTATGA